A region of Paenibacillus sp. 37 DNA encodes the following proteins:
- a CDS encoding Cof-type HAD-IIB family hydrolase — protein MMKAVFFDVDGTLLSEIDRSLSPRTAESIRELIRKGVQVVLVTGRPYNLCEEFRNLGIDTIISANGALIKACDEVIHKSVLSTQMVRAFSEFAELHGHSISYFTESFETNGLCTADGRVTDALRDTLGLMDSPQKISTLEQDVYCICLYADEAETEKFQSRFPSLRFVRFHPYVVNVLEASEVSKSIAAENVLDYLKISREDTMAFGDGENDVDLLMYAGIGIAMGNGGERIKQSADYVTLRASEDGVTHALKQFKIL, from the coding sequence TTGATGAAAGCTGTGTTCTTTGATGTGGACGGTACATTGCTGAGCGAAATAGATCGGAGTTTATCACCGCGTACAGCTGAGTCGATCCGGGAGTTGATTCGTAAAGGCGTTCAAGTTGTACTCGTTACAGGCAGGCCCTATAATTTATGCGAAGAATTCAGAAATCTCGGAATCGATACGATCATTTCGGCTAATGGAGCATTGATCAAAGCATGTGATGAAGTGATACATAAGTCTGTACTTTCAACCCAGATGGTAAGAGCATTCAGTGAGTTTGCCGAGTTGCATGGGCACAGTATTTCATATTTTACAGAGTCATTTGAGACGAACGGGTTGTGTACAGCAGATGGTCGTGTTACTGATGCCTTAAGAGATACGCTTGGACTCATGGATTCTCCGCAGAAAATCAGCACGTTGGAACAGGACGTATATTGCATCTGCTTATATGCAGATGAAGCGGAGACGGAGAAGTTCCAATCCAGATTTCCTTCTTTACGATTCGTAAGATTCCATCCGTATGTAGTGAATGTGCTGGAAGCGAGCGAAGTCAGCAAATCTATAGCTGCAGAGAATGTTCTCGACTACCTGAAGATATCCAGAGAGGATACAATGGCCTTTGGCGATGGGGAGAATGACGTGGATCTGCTAATGTATGCGGGAATCGGAATTGCGATGGGAAATGGCGGAGAACGGATTAAACAAAGCGCCGATTATGTCACCCTGCGGGCAAGTGAAGATGGGGTCACCCATGCATTGAAGCAATTTAAGATTTTATGA
- a CDS encoding glycosyltransferase family 4 protein, producing the protein MMRLALFTDTYLPETNGVAGTLHRLSNHLNRRRIEHLLFTPNSIIEGSHETQVRSVANIPFFLYPECRIALPNRTDTHKQLQTFQPDLLHIATPFNMGLLGLRYALKHHLPHVVSYHTHFDRYLEYYRLKSMIPLYWKYIQWFHRACEATLTPSQETLSTLQAQGIQRLKLWSRGIDCNLYSPDKRSSDIRERYHITAPLILLYVGRIAPEKDIATLTTTMQQLPQEMQSRVHWIIVGDGPSLPRMRLQSPPNVTFTGYMHGEELAVMYASADLFVFPSSTETFGNVVLEAMASGLPVVAANAGGVKDLISHNRNGVLFEPGQADALIREICLWGNHGNQLRIMGLEGRKLAEQRSWEHIFDTLIGDYEEAIEHRNRKTKNRIITA; encoded by the coding sequence ATGATGCGCCTGGCCTTGTTCACAGACACCTATCTTCCGGAAACCAATGGTGTTGCTGGCACGCTCCACCGCTTGAGTAACCATCTGAACCGCAGAAGAATTGAACATTTGCTGTTTACTCCGAACTCCATCATTGAAGGAAGCCATGAGACTCAAGTCAGATCGGTTGCCAACATCCCTTTTTTTCTGTATCCCGAATGCCGCATTGCTCTACCCAACAGAACAGACACGCACAAGCAGCTACAAACCTTTCAACCCGATCTGTTGCATATCGCCACACCTTTTAATATGGGATTGCTTGGTCTGAGGTATGCGCTCAAACACCATCTTCCGCATGTTGTCTCCTACCATACCCACTTCGATCGTTATCTCGAATACTACCGGTTGAAAAGTATGATTCCTCTCTACTGGAAGTATATCCAGTGGTTCCACCGTGCCTGTGAAGCAACCCTAACTCCATCGCAGGAAACGTTAAGCACCCTTCAAGCCCAAGGCATTCAGCGTTTGAAACTTTGGTCTCGCGGGATTGATTGCAACCTGTATTCACCTGATAAACGCAGCTCGGATATCCGTGAACGATACCACATCACCGCTCCCCTTATTTTACTCTACGTTGGACGCATTGCCCCGGAAAAAGATATCGCTACACTCACGACTACCATGCAGCAGCTGCCCCAGGAAATGCAGTCCCGTGTTCACTGGATTATCGTTGGCGACGGCCCATCTCTCCCGAGAATGCGTCTGCAATCCCCACCCAATGTCACCTTTACAGGCTATATGCATGGCGAAGAACTTGCTGTTATGTATGCTTCGGCAGATCTGTTTGTGTTTCCTTCCTCTACGGAGACATTTGGCAATGTGGTACTGGAAGCGATGGCTTCAGGACTTCCTGTGGTGGCGGCCAATGCCGGAGGTGTAAAGGATCTGATATCCCACAACCGCAACGGTGTGTTATTCGAGCCTGGTCAGGCTGATGCACTGATTCGGGAGATATGTCTCTGGGGAAATCACGGGAACCAATTGAGGATAATGGGACTGGAAGGCAGAAAGCTGGCTGAGCAGCGGTCGTGGGAGCATATTTTTGATACACTGATCGGGGATTATGAGGAGGCTATAGAACATCGGAACAGAAAAACGAAAAATCGAATTATTACTGCGTAG
- a CDS encoding GNAT family N-acetyltransferase, with amino-acid sequence MQIQEIWGWNHDDLVEMLAESSSEGFRHIERLIHEYETGINTFEQEDEALFECRVHDKVVGICGLNRDPYSEVTDTGRIRRLYVMREFRRHGVGRRLMDAVIQKAENHYARLVLYTDQPVAGSFYRELGFREVTSMEKITHALELGEKEDGSY; translated from the coding sequence ATGCAGATACAGGAGATATGGGGATGGAATCATGACGATTTAGTGGAGATGCTGGCCGAGAGCTCCAGTGAGGGGTTCAGACATATCGAGCGATTAATCCATGAATATGAGACAGGAATTAATACATTCGAGCAAGAAGATGAAGCGCTTTTTGAATGCAGAGTGCACGATAAGGTGGTTGGGATCTGCGGTTTGAACAGAGATCCTTATTCTGAGGTGACTGATACCGGAAGAATTCGCAGACTTTATGTGATGAGAGAATTTCGAAGACATGGGGTTGGGCGCAGGCTGATGGATGCGGTTATTCAAAAAGCGGAAAATCATTACGCTCGACTGGTTCTGTACACGGATCAACCGGTTGCTGGATCTTTTTATCGCGAATTGGGATTTAGAGAAGTGACGAGTATGGAGAAGATAACGCATGCACTGGAATTGGGGGAGAAGGAAGATGGATCATATTAA
- a CDS encoding DUF3298 and DUF4163 domain-containing protein, whose protein sequence is MMKYRTERKKWRRINYLLITVLIAIILPSSHVEAASTITVKTKVQYYKGQPYIHLTGGKKSVTDKLNKTFKLHAVKAARLDKEEKKSNKNYFYITMASVKYNAKEKLSMVYEDHVYTGGAHGMDATKSYNYDLRTGKELKLSEYVKDDNQMEKVEKSISNSLLAMYNAGVSIFEENIYDFQLDQTSQFFLYDEGIVIRFHPYEVAPYAKGFVDIKVPFSKFTQ, encoded by the coding sequence ATGATGAAATATAGAACTGAGAGAAAAAAATGGAGAAGGATAAATTACCTGTTGATCACTGTACTGATTGCTATAATTCTTCCGAGTAGTCATGTAGAGGCAGCCAGCACGATTACAGTGAAAACGAAGGTCCAATATTACAAAGGACAGCCATACATACATCTAACAGGTGGAAAGAAATCTGTGACGGATAAGCTGAACAAGACATTTAAACTTCACGCAGTGAAAGCAGCTCGCCTGGACAAAGAAGAAAAGAAATCAAACAAAAATTATTTCTACATTACCATGGCCAGTGTAAAATACAATGCAAAAGAAAAGTTATCTATGGTATATGAAGATCATGTGTACACTGGCGGAGCACATGGAATGGATGCGACAAAATCATATAACTATGATTTAAGAACGGGGAAAGAACTGAAGCTAAGCGAGTATGTTAAAGATGATAATCAGATGGAGAAGGTAGAGAAATCAATCTCCAACAGTCTATTAGCCATGTATAATGCAGGAGTTTCAATTTTTGAAGAAAATATTTATGATTTTCAGCTTGATCAAACTTCTCAATTCTTTTTATATGATGAAGGCATCGTCATCCGATTCCATCCTTATGAGGTTGCACCCTACGCTAAAGGATTTGTAGATATCAAAGTCCCGTTCAGTAAATTCACCCAATAG
- a CDS encoding PH domain-containing protein, with protein sequence MSIQWNIPEQRLSPHAVNLWRISAIIWNVIGFLILAILLILDSIYGWKTWIGWILWGVTAISVLYAVWDIFIQPAWLYKHWYYDVNEEFLQLKRGALTKVHQIIPMAKVQSVTTNQGPLMRKYGLYSVSVGTMGSSHEIPALPEEVALALRHQIASYARINEVDE encoded by the coding sequence ATGTCAATACAGTGGAATATACCCGAGCAAAGGCTTTCCCCTCATGCGGTAAACTTGTGGAGAATTAGCGCCATCATATGGAATGTAATAGGTTTCCTGATCCTTGCCATACTGTTAATACTCGACTCAATCTATGGATGGAAAACGTGGATTGGTTGGATTTTGTGGGGGGTTACGGCCATATCTGTGCTCTATGCGGTGTGGGATATTTTCATCCAGCCTGCATGGTTATACAAGCATTGGTACTATGATGTGAATGAGGAGTTCCTGCAACTGAAGCGTGGGGCGCTAACCAAGGTACATCAGATCATCCCCATGGCGAAAGTGCAATCGGTTACCACAAATCAGGGACCTTTAATGCGAAAATATGGACTCTATTCCGTATCGGTTGGCACGATGGGTTCATCGCATGAAATCCCGGCATTGCCAGAGGAAGTCGCGCTTGCTCTCCGTCATCAGATTGCATCCTATGCACGGATTAATGAGGTGGATGAATGA
- a CDS encoding YHYH domain-containing protein, with product MKKVVIVILSLVVLVGVSSSAYAHPGRLDKNGGHNCSAKSKQKGLCTGYHYHKKKK from the coding sequence ATGAAAAAGGTTGTTATCGTAATCCTGTCTCTTGTCGTACTTGTTGGTGTATCCTCTTCCGCTTATGCTCATCCAGGCAGACTGGATAAGAACGGTGGACATAACTGTTCAGCCAAATCCAAACAAAAGGGTCTGTGCACGGGTTATCACTATCACAAAAAGAAAAAATGA
- a CDS encoding HAD family hydrolase produces MDHIKAVIFDLDNTILNRTMTFGGFTQRLIKTYFGHLESTEDISKRIIELDQDGYKDKPLLFNELLNELPWAEHPPHAELMEFYGREYVRSSVLMEQAREVVQHLRGKYQTGLITNGQTDIQYGKIDQLGIREDYDHIIVSEEAGVKKPDPRIFQLALDHFGLSPEQCIYIGDHPVNDIEGAASVGMSTIWMKVNQPWQDSITSGPLHTIEHLSELKKLL; encoded by the coding sequence ATGGATCATATTAAAGCGGTTATTTTTGATTTGGATAATACAATTCTGAACAGGACGATGACCTTTGGCGGCTTCACGCAGCGTTTAATCAAGACCTATTTTGGTCACCTTGAGTCAACCGAAGATATAAGTAAACGAATTATTGAACTCGACCAGGATGGTTATAAGGACAAACCACTTCTGTTCAACGAATTGTTGAATGAACTGCCTTGGGCAGAGCATCCGCCACATGCAGAACTGATGGAGTTCTATGGCAGAGAGTATGTGCGAAGTTCAGTTCTGATGGAACAGGCGCGAGAAGTCGTTCAGCATCTGCGGGGGAAATACCAAACCGGGTTAATCACCAATGGGCAGACCGATATTCAGTATGGAAAAATCGATCAACTCGGTATCCGGGAGGATTACGACCATATTATTGTTTCAGAAGAGGCAGGAGTCAAAAAGCCCGATCCACGCATATTTCAGCTTGCGCTTGATCATTTCGGTCTAAGCCCAGAGCAATGTATCTACATTGGCGATCATCCGGTGAACGATATTGAGGGAGCAGCAAGCGTAGGCATGAGCACCATCTGGATGAAGGTCAACCAGCCGTGGCAGGACAGCATTACGTCGGGTCCTTTACATACGATTGAACATCTAAGTGAGTTAAAGAAACTGCTTTAG
- a CDS encoding GNAT family N-acetyltransferase — MDDKITIEPMTRSDAEGAYRVFETTIPAAFEQEGIGSLLVDIQDEIAHKKAMIHMALQAKNNIESSVFFLVAKMGDVIVGTISYGPCGKEIRECTEGRLNGIGELGSLYVLPEVQGQGVGSALILALITELQRLGIQQFCLDSGYQIAQKKWQRKFGEPYVVANNYWGEGTDHMVWLCEVQDFYSKMK; from the coding sequence GTGGATGACAAAATTACCATTGAACCTATGACACGATCGGATGCAGAGGGTGCGTATCGGGTATTCGAGACAACGATCCCGGCAGCATTCGAACAGGAGGGAATAGGCTCGCTACTGGTTGATATTCAGGATGAAATAGCCCATAAAAAAGCGATGATTCACATGGCATTGCAAGCAAAGAACAACATAGAATCAAGTGTATTTTTCCTCGTCGCCAAAATGGGAGATGTTATTGTAGGCACAATCTCGTATGGACCGTGTGGTAAGGAGATTCGAGAATGTACAGAGGGCCGGCTGAACGGTATCGGAGAACTGGGTAGCCTGTATGTGTTGCCCGAGGTTCAAGGACAGGGGGTTGGTTCGGCGCTCATTCTCGCACTGATTACTGAACTGCAACGGCTGGGAATTCAGCAATTTTGTCTGGATAGCGGTTACCAGATCGCACAGAAGAAGTGGCAACGCAAATTCGGTGAACCCTATGTGGTGGCGAACAACTATTGGGGCGAAGGAACAGACCATATGGTGTGGTTGTGTGAAGTACAGGATTTTTATAGTAAAATGAAATGA
- a CDS encoding sporulation protein, which translates to MSFFKKMLASVGVGAAKVNTELHTPEVTPGGIISGVVYIEGGDVEQNVDRIYLSIKTHYIRERDDRKVKETAVIAKYLLTEGFTLQPGAKLEKDFSFDLPENLPITLHRAEVWVETGLDISSAVDPSDRDRLHVVPSKDMNTVLDAIDILGFKLREVTNDYAPKLGGNLPFVQEFEFVPTNKFRGHLDELEVMFYPMGDSLELLLQIDRRARGLSGMFSEAMGTDESFVRLHLYERHLERGAHSVAQGLEEVISKHI; encoded by the coding sequence ATGTCATTTTTTAAGAAAATGTTAGCCAGTGTAGGTGTTGGAGCAGCCAAAGTGAATACAGAATTGCATACACCTGAGGTCACACCTGGAGGAATCATCTCGGGGGTTGTGTACATTGAAGGTGGAGATGTGGAACAGAATGTAGATCGAATCTATCTTTCAATTAAAACCCATTACATACGGGAGCGCGATGATCGCAAAGTAAAAGAGACAGCCGTTATAGCCAAATATCTGCTCACCGAAGGTTTCACATTACAGCCTGGAGCCAAATTGGAGAAAGACTTCTCATTTGACCTGCCAGAAAATCTGCCTATTACACTGCATCGTGCAGAGGTATGGGTAGAAACGGGCCTCGATATTTCAAGTGCTGTAGACCCCTCAGACCGGGACAGACTGCATGTTGTTCCTAGCAAAGACATGAACACCGTGCTCGATGCAATTGATATCCTTGGTTTCAAACTACGTGAAGTCACCAATGACTATGCACCAAAGTTGGGCGGAAATCTGCCATTTGTACAGGAATTTGAATTTGTACCAACAAACAAATTCCGTGGGCATCTGGATGAGTTGGAAGTCATGTTCTATCCCATGGGCGATTCGCTGGAGCTGTTATTACAGATCGATCGCCGCGCTCGTGGACTCAGTGGAATGTTCTCGGAAGCGATGGGCACGGATGAAAGTTTCGTCCGCCTGCATCTGTATGAAAGACATCTGGAGCGGGGTGCACATTCTGTCGCTCAAGGATTGGAAGAAGTTATATCCAAACATATCTAA
- a CDS encoding NUDIX domain-containing protein, whose product MATAFLSNGSDMLMMKKAGSRLFDFEFWGGIGGHLEQGELNTPMTASYREIEEETGFTQEDVEHFRLRYILLEVNGGEIWQQFIYFGETTHRHFVASDEGELFWIPLDEVLDLHSSILIKATLRHYLQHPGAEDIWIGNVQSGTDLKGTPQVIWNKMQETKSFEPKGVIHNDEI is encoded by the coding sequence ATGGCTACAGCGTTTTTGAGCAATGGCTCAGACATGCTGATGATGAAGAAGGCGGGTAGCAGATTGTTTGATTTTGAATTCTGGGGGGGCATTGGCGGACATCTGGAACAAGGGGAACTGAACACACCCATGACTGCCAGCTATCGGGAGATTGAAGAAGAGACAGGGTTCACGCAAGAGGATGTCGAACACTTTCGGCTTCGATATATTCTGTTGGAGGTTAACGGTGGTGAGATTTGGCAGCAGTTTATATATTTCGGAGAGACCACGCATCGACATTTTGTGGCCTCGGATGAAGGCGAGTTATTCTGGATACCGCTGGATGAGGTACTGGACTTGCATTCGTCTATTCTAATCAAAGCAACGCTCAGGCACTATTTACAACATCCGGGAGCAGAGGACATCTGGATTGGCAACGTTCAGAGCGGAACAGACCTAAAGGGCACTCCACAGGTAATATGGAACAAAATGCAGGAAACAAAATCATTTGAGCCAAAGGGGGTTATCCATAATGATGAAATATAG
- a CDS encoding PH domain-containing protein has protein sequence MIDMKRHHPLTMLWSLWKRVKNWFAIVLFLFVFRQGSESQWIFYGRIAFYVGVSISILSIILKWFTSRYAADDTAFHIYSGVFNRTRRTIPYTKVQNVNRHTTLFHRLFSVTSIRFETGIKGEDATFQIHVVSLSEAEQLEKIVAGHMAEEAETAGATEEHDTLDAVQAMEEGEAQSEPFITDEVMSLSAKEKQERVVHYHSTRKDIFKASFTSLSFLVLIPVLATLYSWVKDFFPDEEVTESLLLTWLDSWWIAGLLILVLLIISIALGIVRTFVKYGNFQITSDAKRIYISKGMMEQTSFSILKERVQAVKITQSPMKRLLGLAEVELTTAGSLGESEQEVNSLYPFLPVKQAYTLIEEILPSYRVTQEMEKLPRISLWLRLLKPSWGWIMITGLLWYFKPLVFGQKHAWWMISALLLVWIATCRVMDFFHTRYILHQNFIQLRTGALTSTLFISKREKVIEVQITRNVLQRWFGVASVHTVNRAKPVLHHRAHDISLDTAKSFQSWYMGRTQDVQTR, from the coding sequence ATGATTGATATGAAGCGACATCATCCATTAACCATGCTGTGGAGCTTGTGGAAACGGGTAAAGAATTGGTTCGCCATCGTCCTTTTTTTGTTTGTTTTCCGTCAGGGCTCGGAGTCCCAATGGATATTCTATGGAAGAATCGCTTTTTATGTGGGTGTCTCCATTAGCATCCTGTCCATTATCCTGAAGTGGTTTACCTCGCGTTATGCAGCTGACGATACAGCCTTTCATATCTATAGTGGTGTGTTTAACCGTACCCGAAGAACGATACCTTATACGAAGGTCCAGAATGTGAATCGTCATACAACGCTGTTTCATCGGTTGTTCAGCGTGACGTCGATCCGATTCGAGACAGGGATTAAGGGAGAAGATGCTACCTTTCAGATACACGTTGTTTCACTTTCCGAAGCGGAACAGCTGGAGAAAATTGTAGCAGGTCATATGGCTGAAGAAGCAGAAACAGCAGGAGCAACAGAGGAACATGATACGTTGGATGCGGTTCAGGCTATGGAAGAGGGAGAGGCGCAATCTGAACCTTTTATAACTGATGAAGTCATGTCTCTGTCTGCAAAAGAAAAACAGGAACGGGTTGTTCATTATCATTCCACCCGCAAGGACATATTCAAAGCATCCTTTACCTCGCTTAGTTTTCTCGTACTGATTCCGGTCCTGGCCACGCTGTATTCCTGGGTGAAGGACTTCTTCCCTGATGAAGAAGTAACGGAAAGTTTGTTATTAACCTGGCTTGATTCCTGGTGGATTGCCGGTTTGTTGATTTTAGTTTTATTGATCATATCTATTGCTCTGGGCATAGTCAGAACCTTCGTAAAGTATGGCAATTTCCAGATCACCTCGGATGCCAAGCGGATCTATATCTCGAAGGGCATGATGGAGCAAACGTCATTTTCAATCCTGAAAGAGCGAGTCCAGGCTGTGAAAATCACACAGTCGCCAATGAAAAGGTTGCTTGGACTAGCGGAAGTAGAACTGACCACCGCAGGTAGTCTGGGGGAATCCGAGCAGGAGGTAAACTCGCTCTATCCCTTCTTGCCGGTGAAGCAAGCTTATACCCTGATTGAGGAGATCCTGCCATCCTATCGGGTTACGCAGGAGATGGAAAAACTTCCACGAATATCACTATGGCTGCGCCTGCTCAAACCAAGTTGGGGATGGATCATGATCACGGGTTTATTGTGGTATTTCAAACCATTGGTGTTTGGGCAGAAACATGCTTGGTGGATGATTTCCGCGCTTCTGCTTGTGTGGATTGCAACATGCAGAGTGATGGATTTTTTCCATACTCGATACATTCTGCATCAGAATTTCATTCAACTTCGAACCGGTGCGCTCACTTCAACCCTCTTCATCTCCAAACGTGAGAAAGTCATCGAAGTGCAGATCACCCGTAATGTGTTACAGCGTTGGTTCGGTGTGGCTTCTGTTCATACGGTGAACCGTGCCAAACCAGTACTGCATCATCGGGCACATGACATTTCCCTGGATACGGCGAAATCATTTCAATCATGGTACATGGGTCGTACCCAAGATGTTCAGACCCGTTAA